From Acidobacteriota bacterium, a single genomic window includes:
- a CDS encoding type II toxin-antitoxin system VapC family toxin, giving the protein MTNRILIDTVFVLALINKRDQYHQRATELADFYDGHPLVVTEAVLLEIGNALARNFKTQAVEVIEGFRLSAEVEIVPLNPSLFEQGFELYKGYRDKEWGLVDCLSFIVMRQAGMTEALTFDQHFVQAGFKALMRDDSGN; this is encoded by the coding sequence ATGACCAATCGCATTCTGATTGATACGGTCTTTGTCTTGGCGCTGATCAACAAGCGCGATCAATATCACCAACGTGCAACCGAGTTGGCAGACTTTTACGATGGTCATCCGCTCGTCGTAACCGAGGCTGTCTTGCTGGAAATCGGCAATGCCTTGGCTCGTAATTTCAAAACGCAAGCGGTCGAGGTAATTGAAGGATTTCGGCTCTCGGCCGAAGTTGAAATTGTGCCGCTCAACCCTTCCCTGTTTGAACAAGGATTCGAGCTTTACAAAGGGTATCGAGACAAGGAATGGGGTCTGGTGGACTGCCTTTCTTTTATCGTCATGCGCCAAGCAGGTATGACCGAAGCCCTGACCTTCGATCAGCATTTCGTACAAGCTGGGTTTAAGGCGTTGATGCGCGACGATTCAGGCAATTGA
- a CDS encoding pyridoxamine 5'-phosphate oxidase family protein, with protein MKTTKRAVPKKQAASPSGPIADRPHMPGYGVPTDKKGLLPWPHVVERMNEAQNYWVCTVGPNYEPHATPVWGLWLDDRLYFGGRATSRRQRNLAANSAVCIHLESGSDVVILHGAAHKLAAPERPLTLRLLEISRRKYGYAPTPEEYEAGENVWVFRPQKVLAWMQFPKDATRFWLQS; from the coding sequence ATGAAAACCACCAAACGTGCTGTGCCGAAAAAACAAGCCGCGTCACCCAGCGGCCCAATTGCTGACCGCCCGCACATGCCCGGTTACGGTGTGCCTACAGACAAGAAAGGCCTGCTGCCCTGGCCGCACGTCGTCGAACGCATGAACGAAGCGCAGAACTATTGGGTCTGTACCGTCGGCCCCAATTACGAGCCGCACGCGACGCCGGTCTGGGGCTTGTGGTTGGATGACCGGCTCTACTTTGGCGGTCGCGCGACTTCGCGCCGCCAACGCAATCTAGCCGCGAATTCGGCGGTGTGCATTCATCTCGAAAGCGGTTCCGATGTCGTCATTCTGCACGGCGCGGCGCATAAGCTGGCCGCGCCAGAGCGCCCGTTGACGTTGCGCCTGCTTGAAATCTCGCGCCGGAAATACGGCTATGCGCCGACGCCGGAGGAATACGAAGCGGGCGAAAACGTGTGGGTTTTTCGCCCGCAGAAGGTGTTAGCCTGGATGCAATTTCCCAAAGACGCGACACGTTTCTGGCTGCAATCATGA
- a CDS encoding pyridoxamine 5'-phosphate oxidase family protein codes for MNWAAFKSAAPALAEAAEALFDKSGVVLVGTLRKDGSPRISPVEPLLLAGELYLGMMPQSFKVADLLRDPRCTVHSTISDRHATEGEFKLHGCARNVLDAAERQRYCEGLNAKIGWSPEGMPFELFAVEVQSAGHFKTEAAARVMQKWRAGEAVHTFRQGIDGKAVEVTEGGADQ; via the coding sequence ATGAACTGGGCTGCATTCAAATCCGCCGCGCCCGCGTTGGCCGAGGCGGCCGAGGCGCTCTTTGACAAAAGCGGCGTTGTGCTGGTTGGCACGCTGCGCAAAGATGGTTCGCCGCGCATCTCGCCAGTTGAGCCGCTGTTGCTGGCGGGCGAATTGTATCTGGGCATGATGCCGCAATCGTTCAAAGTGGCTGATTTGCTGCGCGACCCGCGCTGCACAGTGCACAGCACAATCAGCGACCGGCACGCCACCGAAGGCGAATTCAAGCTGCACGGGTGCGCGCGCAATGTGCTGGACGCCGCAGAACGTCAGCGTTACTGCGAGGGACTGAACGCAAAAATTGGCTGGAGCCCTGAAGGCATGCCCTTTGAACTGTTTGCCGTGGAAGTGCAGAGCGCGGGCCATTTCAAAACCGAAGCGGCGGCGCGGGTGATGCAAAAATGGCGCGCGGGCGAAGCGGTGCACACCTTCCGCCAGGGAATTGATGGCAAGGCGGTAGAAGTGACGGAGGGAGGCGCGGATCAATGA
- a CDS encoding protein kinase, whose amino-acid sequence MNAERLRQVKDQASEEQPTAMLTNPLANAQPRAINQYRIISLLGKGGMGEVWLAEDTRLKRQVALKLLPAEFTNDAERLRRFEQEALAISALNHPNIITIHEIGESEAGRFIVMELVAGRTLRAMAAERIALDSLLAWGSQLAKALHVAHAAGVTHRDIKPENIMVRADGYVKVLDFGLARLDASRAAEPLAGTQPGMLLGTVKYMSPEQARGERVTSATDIFALGILFYELATGSHPFHAATLLSTLQQITTATPVAPTQLNPELPAALNALILRMLAKQAEARPAASEIAQALQAMERHGAASTLPPAIPATRALRHTVGREPERAELRAAFNAAQAGRGALLCVAGEPGIGKTTLVEDFLAELAAAEQGTIARGRCSERLAGTEAYLPLLEALEALLRLDDTHSLARTMKPGDEVLGSAAQLMRRIAATWYAQVAPLSAEDLSDAKLLAEVKAASQERMKRELANFLQAVAERRPLVLFFDDLHWADVSTIDLLSFLAGKFEALRVLIVVTYRPSDMLLAKHPFLQIKPDLQARGVCRELLLEFLNAAEIAEYLALEFPGHRFPPEFPQLIHAKTEGSPLFMADLVRYLRDRNVIRRTDFSLLPPETEQTEAFATVSLTEAPATWTLAEALPDIERALPESVRGMIERKLAQLSEDDRKLLTAASVQGYEFDSAILAQVLNLDADEIEEQLEKLERVFAFVKLVSEAEFPNGTLTLKYRFVHVLYQNALYASLRATRRATLSRDVALALEACYGARSASVANELALLWEAARDSARAADAFLQAARNAAQINAHREAVQLAGRGLAAVCKLPETPERDGRELGLQLMLGFSLQSALSWAAPEAGAAFNRARQLCEQMGNDPRLFAALGGVASYHFIRAEYETAQGLGEQMLQLAEQAQDPMLLVRAAASWVARFYQGDLVSAQQQFERALALDRREYHEAYLSISNENVGITTRRHHSYCLWTLGYADRALALAREAVTLAEQTSHPFSLGGAHFATGQILAFLRDWQSSQKEYEKVLTLAKEYALGDLLNYAAAFNALNLAYQEPTETALEQVKQAFASLRAKGVMLGMTGLLARLGEVFGLAGHCAEGLATIAEALALVERTGERVVEAELWRIKGELLRQATADHAEASQAEAEGCYHQALEIARRQSAKAWELRAATSLAHLWQRQGKIAEARQMLAEIYGWFTEGFATADLREAKTLLAELQYPAGSG is encoded by the coding sequence ATGAACGCGGAACGCTTGCGACAAGTCAAAGATCAGGCCAGTGAAGAGCAGCCCACGGCTATGCTGACCAACCCATTGGCGAATGCGCAACCACGTGCGATCAATCAGTACCGCATCATTTCCCTGCTGGGCAAAGGCGGGATGGGCGAGGTTTGGCTGGCCGAAGATACGCGCTTGAAACGCCAGGTCGCGCTCAAACTACTGCCCGCCGAATTCACCAACGACGCCGAACGTTTGCGCCGTTTCGAGCAGGAGGCACTGGCGATTTCCGCGCTCAATCATCCGAACATCATCACCATTCACGAAATCGGCGAGAGCGAGGCCGGACGCTTCATCGTCATGGAACTGGTCGCCGGGCGCACGCTGAGAGCGATGGCGGCAGAACGTATCGCACTCGATTCGTTGCTCGCCTGGGGCAGCCAGCTTGCCAAAGCCTTGCACGTAGCCCACGCGGCGGGCGTCACGCACCGCGACATCAAACCCGAAAACATCATGGTGCGCGCTGACGGTTACGTGAAAGTGCTCGATTTCGGCTTGGCGCGCCTAGACGCCAGCCGCGCAGCCGAACCGCTGGCGGGCACGCAGCCCGGCATGCTGCTCGGCACGGTGAAATACATGTCGCCGGAACAGGCGCGCGGCGAGCGCGTCACCAGCGCCACCGACATCTTCGCGCTCGGCATTTTGTTTTATGAACTGGCAACGGGCAGCCATCCGTTCCATGCGGCAACACTGCTCAGCACACTGCAACAAATCACGACCGCAACGCCGGTCGCGCCCACACAGTTGAATCCGGAACTGCCCGCTGCGCTCAATGCTTTGATTTTGCGGATGCTGGCGAAACAGGCCGAGGCGCGCCCGGCGGCCAGCGAAATCGCGCAGGCGTTGCAGGCAATGGAGCGACATGGCGCCGCCTCTACGCTGCCCCCGGCGATTCCTGCCACGCGCGCGCTCCGTCACACCGTCGGGCGCGAACCGGAACGGGCGGAACTGCGCGCGGCTTTCAACGCAGCGCAGGCCGGGCGCGGCGCGCTGTTGTGTGTGGCGGGCGAACCGGGCATCGGCAAGACGACGCTGGTCGAAGATTTCCTCGCTGAACTGGCCGCCGCAGAGCAAGGCACGATTGCGCGCGGACGTTGTTCGGAACGGCTGGCTGGCACGGAGGCTTACCTGCCGCTGCTGGAAGCGCTCGAAGCCCTGCTACGCCTGGATGACACGCACTCACTGGCGCGCACCATGAAACCGGGTGACGAAGTGCTGGGCAGCGCCGCTCAACTGATGAGGCGTATTGCGGCCACGTGGTACGCACAGGTTGCGCCGCTGTCTGCGGAGGATTTGTCCGATGCGAAGCTGCTGGCCGAAGTCAAAGCCGCTTCGCAGGAACGGATGAAGCGCGAGCTTGCCAACTTCCTGCAAGCCGTCGCCGAACGGCGCCCGCTGGTCTTGTTCTTTGACGATCTGCATTGGGCGGACGTTTCGACGATTGATCTGCTCAGCTTTTTGGCGGGTAAGTTCGAGGCGCTGCGCGTGCTGATCGTCGTGACCTATCGGCCTTCGGACATGCTGTTGGCGAAACATCCTTTCTTGCAGATCAAGCCGGATTTGCAGGCGCGCGGCGTGTGCCGGGAATTGTTGCTGGAGTTTTTGAACGCAGCGGAGATTGCCGAATACCTGGCGTTGGAATTCCCCGGTCATCGCTTCCCGCCAGAGTTTCCCCAACTGATTCACGCGAAGACGGAAGGTAGTCCATTGTTTATGGCGGACCTGGTGCGTTACCTGCGCGACCGCAACGTGATTCGTAGAACGGACTTCAGTCTGTTGCCGCCTGAGACCGAACAGACGGAAGCCTTTGCTACGGTGTCGTTGACGGAAGCCCCCGCGACGTGGACGCTGGCGGAAGCCTTGCCCGACATCGAACGCGCGTTGCCGGAATCGGTGCGCGGGATGATCGAACGCAAGCTCGCGCAGCTCAGTGAAGACGACCGCAAGCTGCTGACTGCCGCGAGCGTGCAGGGCTACGAGTTCGATTCGGCAATCTTGGCGCAGGTGCTGAACCTCGACGCGGACGAAATCGAAGAACAACTGGAAAAGCTGGAACGGGTGTTTGCGTTTGTGAAGCTGGTGAGTGAAGCGGAGTTTCCGAATGGCACGCTGACGCTCAAGTATCGCTTCGTGCACGTGCTGTATCAGAACGCGCTCTATGCCAGTTTGCGGGCCACGCGCAGGGCCACGCTCAGCCGCGACGTGGCCCTGGCCCTAGAAGCTTGTTACGGCGCGCGCAGCGCGAGCGTGGCGAATGAACTGGCGCTGCTGTGGGAAGCGGCGCGGGACTCGGCGCGGGCGGCGGATGCCTTTTTGCAGGCGGCGCGCAATGCGGCGCAGATCAATGCGCATCGGGAAGCGGTGCAGCTTGCCGGGCGCGGGCTGGCAGCGGTGTGCAAATTGCCGGAAACGCCGGAGCGCGACGGGCGAGAACTGGGCCTGCAATTGATGCTGGGCTTCTCGTTGCAGTCCGCCCTGAGTTGGGCTGCGCCGGAGGCCGGCGCAGCCTTCAATCGGGCACGGCAACTGTGTGAGCAGATGGGTAATGATCCCCGGCTCTTCGCTGCTCTGGGTGGCGTGGCGAGCTATCACTTTATCCGAGCCGAATATGAAACGGCACAGGGGCTGGGTGAGCAAATGCTGCAACTGGCCGAGCAAGCCCAGGACCCGATGCTGCTGGTTAGAGCCGCTGCGTCCTGGGTTGCCCGCTTTTATCAAGGAGACCTTGTCTCTGCCCAACAACAATTTGAACGCGCGCTCGCCCTGGATCGCCGGGAATACCACGAGGCTTATCTTTCCATCTCTAACGAGAACGTGGGAATTACAACACGCCGTCATCATAGCTACTGTCTGTGGACGCTTGGCTATGCGGACAGAGCCTTGGCGCTGGCGCGGGAAGCTGTCACGCTGGCCGAGCAAACCTCTCATCCCTTCAGTCTGGGGGGCGCTCATTTTGCGACAGGACAAATTCTTGCCTTTCTTCGGGATTGGCAATCCAGTCAGAAAGAGTATGAGAAAGTGTTGACGCTCGCCAAGGAATACGCCCTGGGAGACTTGCTCAATTATGCCGCTGCCTTTAATGCCCTGAATCTGGCGTATCAGGAACCGACCGAAACAGCGCTTGAGCAGGTGAAACAGGCGTTTGCATCCCTGCGTGCCAAAGGCGTAATGCTGGGGATGACCGGGTTACTCGCAAGACTGGGCGAAGTGTTCGGGCTGGCAGGCCACTGCGCGGAAGGGCTTGCGACCATCGCAGAAGCATTGGCGCTAGTCGAGCGCACCGGAGAGCGTGTTGTTGAAGCAGAACTCTGGCGCATCAAAGGCGAGTTGCTGCGGCAGGCCACCGCCGACCATGCAGAGGCAAGCCAGGCGGAGGCGGAAGGCTGTTATCACCAGGCCCTCGAAATCGCTCGGCGACAAAGCGCGAAAGCGTGGGAACTGCGCGCCGCCACGAGCCTCGCGCACTTGTGGCAGCGACAAGGCAAGATTGCTGAAGCGCGGCAGATGCTCGCGGAGATTTACGGCTGGTTCACCGAAGGCTTTGCCACGGCGGATTTGCGGGAGGCAAAGACGTTGTTGGCGGAACTGCAATACCCGGCTGGTAGCGGGTAA
- a CDS encoding YafY family transcriptional regulator: protein MRADRLISILLLLQIHTRITARALAERLEVSERTILRDMEALSIAGIPVFAERGTGGGWSLTENYRTNLTGLNEAEVQALFLTRPARLLADLGLAKAADGAQIKLLAAIPANARHNAEQVSQRIYVDVAGWQRADEAVPCLPVIQEAVWQERKLRISYQRGGGGDECGVERIVEPLGLVAKGSVWYLLAAIDDAIRNYRVSRVRIAELLDEGFVRPADFDLAATWQQSNVEFKAKFPRYPVTLRVHPDALWRLQFAGRFASVEHVGKPEADGRITVQMNYQVAENACGNLIGLGAQVEIVEPVELREMLVALARSVLAFYTLIEEAK from the coding sequence ATGCGAGCCGACCGACTGATCTCGATTCTGCTGTTGCTGCAAATCCACACGCGCATCACCGCGCGCGCGCTGGCCGAACGGCTGGAAGTTTCCGAACGCACGATCCTGCGCGATATGGAAGCCTTGAGCATCGCGGGCATTCCCGTCTTTGCCGAACGCGGCACGGGCGGCGGCTGGTCGTTGACCGAAAATTACCGCACCAATCTGACTGGGCTGAACGAAGCCGAAGTGCAGGCGCTCTTTCTGACGCGCCCCGCACGCTTGCTGGCCGATCTGGGTTTGGCGAAGGCTGCGGACGGCGCGCAGATCAAGCTGCTGGCCGCGATTCCGGCCAACGCCCGCCACAACGCCGAACAGGTTAGCCAACGCATTTATGTGGACGTGGCGGGCTGGCAGCGCGCCGACGAAGCCGTGCCCTGCTTGCCGGTGATTCAGGAAGCCGTCTGGCAAGAGCGCAAGTTGCGCATCAGTTATCAGCGTGGCGGGGGCGGTGATGAATGCGGCGTCGAACGCATCGTCGAACCGCTCGGCCTGGTTGCCAAAGGCAGCGTGTGGTACTTGCTCGCCGCGATTGACGACGCTATTCGCAACTATCGAGTCTCGCGTGTGCGGATAGCAGAGTTGTTGGATGAGGGTTTTGTGCGTCCTGCCGATTTCGATCTGGCCGCGACGTGGCAGCAATCCAATGTGGAATTCAAAGCGAAGTTCCCGCGCTATCCGGTCACGCTGCGCGTGCATCCTGACGCCCTCTGGCGACTGCAATTCGCCGGGCGCTTTGCCAGCGTCGAGCACGTGGGTAAACCGGAGGCGGATGGACGGATCACGGTGCAGATGAATTATCAGGTGGCAGAGAATGCTTGCGGGAATTTGATTGGCTTGGGCGCACAGGTCGAGATTGTGGAGCCGGTGGAATTGCGGGAGATGCTGGTGGCGTTGGCGCGGAGCGTGCTGGCATTTTATACTTTAATTGAGGAGGCCAAATGA
- a CDS encoding MFS transporter → MAVNEAGSLSVAERAHKRITWRLMPFLLLLYFLAYIDRTNVGVAALDMKKSLGEGGLGFDDAIIGIGAGIFFIGYFLLEIPGTLIVEKWSASKWIARIMITWGLVASLMGLVGTPYLNFLCIVDWCAVFHPVTAALGSITSLMGVNPPQMQNCSCEVKQFYFLRFLLGIAEAGFFPGIIVYLSHWFRYADRAKAKSQFMIGLPVATILGLPVSQWIMHKVQWGGTAGWRWVYIIEGIPSVILGIVTLFYLTDWPAQAKWLPADEKKWIMEELERERREKQSGPQLSFWQEVWHALKKKETLLLSAIYLSVVIGYYGLTFFIPAITARMQGRSTVEQTIIAMLPYICGLITMLWNARHSDQTGERRIHTVWPLLLGAVALGVASFTTENLPVTIICLCLIGVGVHAYLPVFWTWPSAFMTSAMAATAVGVINSVGNLGGYFGPQVVGQMKKQSGSYVRGLQFLAVCVLVSGLLALLLKLPEKKAAAGGQ, encoded by the coding sequence ATGGCGGTCAACGAAGCTGGCTCGCTGTCTGTCGCCGAGCGCGCGCACAAACGTATCACCTGGCGGCTGATGCCCTTTCTGCTGCTGCTTTATTTCCTCGCCTACATTGATCGCACCAACGTGGGTGTGGCGGCGCTTGATATGAAAAAGTCGCTGGGCGAAGGCGGTCTGGGGTTTGACGATGCGATCATCGGCATCGGCGCGGGCATCTTTTTCATCGGCTACTTTTTGCTGGAAATCCCCGGCACGCTGATCGTCGAGAAATGGAGCGCCAGCAAATGGATCGCGCGCATCATGATTACGTGGGGCCTCGTCGCTTCGCTGATGGGTTTGGTGGGCACGCCTTATCTCAATTTTTTATGCATCGTGGATTGGTGCGCGGTCTTTCACCCGGTCACGGCGGCGCTCGGCTCAATCACATCGCTGATGGGCGTCAATCCGCCGCAGATGCAAAACTGTTCCTGCGAAGTGAAGCAGTTTTATTTCCTGCGCTTCCTGCTGGGCATTGCCGAAGCCGGCTTCTTCCCCGGCATCATTGTTTATCTTTCGCACTGGTTCCGCTATGCCGACCGCGCCAAGGCCAAATCGCAATTTATGATCGGCTTGCCCGTCGCGACGATCCTGGGCTTGCCCGTCTCGCAATGGATCATGCACAAGGTGCAATGGGGCGGCACGGCGGGTTGGCGCTGGGTTTACATTATCGAAGGCATCCCGTCGGTCATCCTCGGCATTGTGACGCTGTTCTATCTGACCGACTGGCCCGCGCAGGCCAAGTGGCTGCCCGCAGATGAAAAGAAGTGGATTATGGAAGAGTTGGAACGCGAACGCCGCGAAAAACAATCCGGGCCGCAACTCTCGTTCTGGCAGGAAGTCTGGCACGCGCTCAAAAAGAAAGAGACGCTCTTGTTGTCGGCGATTTATCTAAGCGTGGTGATCGGCTATTACGGCCTGACGTTTTTTATCCCGGCGATCACCGCGCGTATGCAAGGGCGCTCCACCGTCGAACAAACGATCATCGCCATGCTGCCGTACATTTGCGGCTTGATCACCATGCTCTGGAATGCCAGGCATTCTGACCAAACCGGCGAACGACGCATTCACACTGTCTGGCCGCTGTTGCTGGGTGCGGTCGCGCTGGGCGTGGCAAGCTTCACGACCGAAAACCTGCCGGTGACGATCATCTGTCTCTGCTTGATTGGCGTCGGTGTGCACGCCTATCTGCCCGTGTTCTGGACCTGGCCGAGCGCGTTTATGACTTCGGCAATGGCGGCGACGGCGGTTGGCGTGATCAACTCGGTCGGCAACCTCGGCGGCTATTTCGGCCCGCAAGTCGTAGGCCAGATGAAAAAGCAAAGCGGGTCGTATGTGCGGGGCTTGCAGTTTTTGGCAGTGTGCGTGTTGGTATCGGGGCTGTTGGCGTTGTTGTTGAAATTACCGGAAAAGAAAGCGGCGGCAGGCGGGCAATGA
- a CDS encoding beta-lactamase family protein — protein sequence MRHITRAAGTLFLLGTMVMAQTPKGFDQINQEFKTFYEQQLKQHGIVGSSFMLIHDNQVVAQNFYGLAHAEQKRAVDENTIYHWASITKTFTGIAIMQLRDRGLLKLDDPIIKYVPELKEVHNPFGPMESITIRHLMSHSAGFRGGTWPWGGDKDWQPHEPQYWSQLVAMLPYTEILFPPGSKFSYSNPGIIFLGRVIESLTHDDYEVYIDKNIFKPLEMYRSYFDTTPYHLLKYRSHSYYLQDGKLTPARFDVDTGITVSNGGLNAPLPDMVKYLNFLLGDPKRQDVYDQVLKRSSLEEMWQPQVAITPDAIVTPEGKQRKDALGLCYFIEDNFGQHFIGHSGGQNGFISHFYVRPDNRTAYLVAFNTHAIPTEKNKSQDTRLLDHELKEWLFARVFPLFGNP from the coding sequence ATGCGTCACATCACGCGCGCCGCTGGCACATTGTTTTTGCTGGGAACAATGGTTATGGCTCAAACACCCAAAGGCTTCGATCAGATCAACCAGGAATTCAAAACCTTCTACGAACAGCAACTCAAACAGCACGGCATCGTCGGCAGCAGCTTCATGCTGATTCACGACAACCAGGTCGTCGCGCAAAACTTTTACGGCCTGGCACACGCCGAACAAAAGCGTGCGGTGGATGAGAACACCATTTACCACTGGGCTTCGATCACGAAGACCTTCACCGGCATTGCGATCATGCAATTGCGCGATCGTGGCTTGCTCAAGCTGGATGATCCGATCATCAAATACGTGCCCGAATTGAAAGAGGTGCACAATCCGTTCGGCCCAATGGAAAGCATCACGATTCGCCATTTGATGTCGCATAGCGCGGGCTTTCGTGGCGGGACGTGGCCTTGGGGTGGCGACAAAGACTGGCAGCCGCACGAACCGCAGTATTGGTCGCAATTGGTGGCGATGCTGCCCTATACCGAAATCCTCTTTCCGCCCGGCAGCAAGTTCAGTTATTCAAACCCCGGCATCATCTTTCTGGGTCGCGTGATCGAGTCGCTGACGCACGATGATTACGAGGTTTACATTGACAAGAACATCTTCAAGCCGCTCGAAATGTATCGCAGCTATTTCGATACGACGCCGTATCATCTGTTGAAATACCGCTCGCACAGCTATTACTTACAAGACGGCAAGCTGACCCCCGCGCGCTTTGACGTAGACACCGGCATCACTGTCTCGAACGGCGGATTGAATGCGCCGCTGCCGGATATGGTCAAGTATCTGAACTTCCTGTTGGGCGATCCGAAAAGGCAAGACGTTTATGACCAGGTGTTGAAACGCAGTTCGCTGGAAGAGATGTGGCAGCCGCAAGTCGCCATCACGCCCGATGCCATCGTCACGCCGGAAGGGAAGCAGCGCAAGGATGCGTTGGGCCTGTGTTATTTCATCGAAGACAACTTCGGCCAGCATTTCATCGGTCACAGCGGCGGGCAAAACGGCTTCATCTCGCATTTCTATGTGCGGCCTGACAATCGCACGGCTTACCTTGTGGCATTTAACACGCACGCCATCCCGACCGAGAAGAACAAAAGCCAGGACACGCGGCTGTTAGATCACGAGTTGAAGGAGTGGCTGTTTGCGCGGGTGTTTCCGTTATTTGGAAACCCATAG